In Gemmatimonadota bacterium, the following proteins share a genomic window:
- the cysS gene encoding cysteine--tRNA ligase, with protein MIPEASSADSMTLRLYNTLTRSLDPFEPLEVRKVGIYGCGPTVYGPAHVGNFRSFLFYDIVHRYLEWKGLDVRFVMNFTDVDDKTIKAAALAGKSLHDYTAPHLKSVLEESDLLGVRRFDAYPRATDYIPQMIHLVQTLLDRGLAYPTEEGSVFFDISAFPEYGKLSGKDLDEGRIGERVAQDEYGKEDARDFALWKAVKPGDEEVGAAWDAPWGRGRPGWHLECSAMALAEIGPTLDLHLGGEDLVFPHHEDEIAQSEGATGKPFVRTWLHVKHLTVEGRKMSKSLGNFITVRELLEGGTSPAAIRHQLLSAQYRSDLNFTREGLDASARAVSRLLDFEARLGAHSTDEGADAGDLATLADEAVAAFARAMDDDLNVSGAMAALFVFLNKVNALLDGSPAIRPSEKSRALGVLASLDEVLGLLEVGRKDRKVDDSLRIWVEDRIQARARARDERNWAAADAIRDELAGKGIVLEDGPSGTRWKRD; from the coding sequence GTGATCCCGGAGGCTTCTTCCGCCGACTCGATGACGCTTCGCCTCTACAACACGCTCACGCGTTCCCTCGATCCTTTCGAACCCCTCGAGGTCCGAAAGGTGGGGATCTACGGATGCGGCCCAACCGTCTATGGTCCGGCGCACGTAGGCAATTTTCGCAGCTTTCTCTTCTACGACATCGTCCACCGGTACCTCGAGTGGAAGGGGCTGGACGTGCGGTTCGTCATGAACTTCACGGACGTGGACGACAAGACGATCAAGGCGGCGGCGCTCGCGGGGAAGTCGCTGCACGACTACACGGCGCCGCACCTGAAGTCGGTCCTCGAGGAATCCGACCTCCTCGGGGTGCGCCGATTCGACGCCTATCCCCGCGCCACCGATTACATCCCTCAGATGATCCACCTGGTCCAGACCCTCCTGGATCGCGGGTTGGCGTATCCGACCGAGGAGGGGTCGGTTTTTTTCGACATCTCCGCCTTCCCGGAATACGGAAAGCTGTCGGGAAAGGACCTCGATGAAGGGCGGATCGGCGAGCGGGTCGCCCAGGATGAATACGGGAAGGAGGACGCGCGGGACTTCGCCCTCTGGAAGGCCGTAAAACCTGGGGACGAAGAGGTCGGGGCCGCCTGGGACGCGCCGTGGGGGCGCGGGAGGCCGGGGTGGCACCTCGAGTGCTCCGCGATGGCGCTCGCGGAAATCGGCCCGACCCTCGATCTCCACCTGGGTGGAGAAGACCTGGTGTTTCCGCACCACGAAGACGAAATCGCCCAATCGGAGGGGGCGACCGGGAAACCCTTCGTCCGGACCTGGCTCCACGTGAAGCACCTGACCGTGGAGGGGCGAAAGATGTCCAAGTCCCTCGGAAACTTCATCACGGTCCGCGAGCTCCTCGAGGGCGGGACGTCTCCCGCCGCGATTCGGCACCAGCTCCTCTCCGCGCAGTACCGGAGCGACCTGAACTTCACGCGGGAGGGGCTCGACGCCTCCGCTCGTGCGGTGAGCCGGCTCCTCGACTTCGAAGCCCGCCTCGGCGCCCACTCGACGGACGAGGGTGCGGACGCCGGAGATCTCGCGACTCTGGCGGACGAGGCGGTCGCGGCCTTCGCCCGCGCCATGGACGACGACCTGAACGTCTCCGGGGCGATGGCGGCGCTTTTTGTCTTCCTGAACAAGGTGAACGCCCTGCTGGATGGGTCGCCCGCCATCCGACCTAGTGAGAAGTCGCGGGCTCTCGGCGTCCTCGCCTCGCTCGACGAGGTGTTGGGGCTCCTCGAGGTGGGACGGAAGGACCGAAAAGTGGACGATTCGCTCCGAATCTGGGTCGAAGACCGGATTCAGGCTCGGGCCCGGGCACGCGATGAGCGGAATTGGGCGGCCGCGGATGCGATCCGCGATGAACTTGCGGGGAAAGGGATCGTCCTCGAAGACGGACCTTCCGGAACACGCTGGAAGCGTGATTGA
- the pyrF gene encoding orotidine-5'-phosphate decarboxylase, with the protein MPGAEVIVALDFPSGGSALELVDRLGGRPGFFKVGLELFTREGPAIVRELQARGHRVFLDLKLHDIPNTVAGAARAAAELGADLLTVHAVGGPRMVAAARGAVEGSPTRLLGVTVLTSHSSVELAEAWGRPSAVAEEEVERLAISAVGYGAHGIVAAAGEARRIRDRLGPEVLIVVPGVRLPGEDPGDQARTATPAEAVSAGATYLVVGRTVTKASDPAVAAEAVRAAMERGGRSE; encoded by the coding sequence ATGCCCGGGGCTGAGGTGATCGTCGCGCTCGACTTCCCTTCCGGGGGGAGTGCCCTAGAACTCGTGGACCGGCTCGGTGGGCGCCCGGGGTTTTTCAAGGTCGGGTTGGAGTTGTTCACGCGTGAAGGGCCGGCGATCGTACGCGAGCTCCAGGCGAGGGGGCACCGGGTATTCCTCGACCTGAAGCTCCACGACATCCCGAATACGGTCGCCGGCGCGGCGCGTGCGGCGGCCGAGCTGGGCGCCGACCTTCTCACGGTGCATGCCGTCGGCGGCCCCCGGATGGTGGCGGCGGCGCGCGGAGCAGTCGAAGGGTCGCCCACGCGGCTCCTCGGTGTTACGGTTCTCACCTCCCACTCGTCGGTGGAGCTCGCCGAGGCTTGGGGGCGCCCTTCCGCGGTCGCCGAAGAAGAAGTGGAGCGGCTGGCCATATCGGCCGTCGGGTACGGAGCGCACGGGATCGTGGCCGCGGCGGGAGAGGCACGACGAATTCGCGACCGGCTGGGGCCGGAGGTCCTGATCGTGGTACCGGGAGTCCGGCTCCCCGGCGAGGATCCCGGGGACCAGGCACGGACCGCGACCCCCGCCGAGGCGGTGAGCGCGGGCGCGACCTATCTCGTGGTCGGCCGGACGGTCACGAAGGCCTCGGATCCGGCGGTGGCGGCGGAAGCGGTCCGCGCAGCGATGGAACGGGGCGGGCGAAGCGAGTGA
- a CDS encoding dihydroorotate dehydrogenase — protein MDQTVERFGIRFGNPILLAAGTCGFGEEVAEVVDLDRVGGLVTKSVTLEPRVGNPAPRVAEFRAGMLNSVGLANPGAFAVLREKLPWIRDHLAELPVFLSVAGNTLDQYVRTVEILEGGTGFVGFELNLSCPNDAKQGAFPFALDPDAIQQVVGRVRSVTPRPLLVKLAPNAPVLEPVIQAAESEGADGLTLVNTLPALAFDPETRRPVLGAGSGGMSGPALLPIGVHAVWSASRLTRLPLVGAGGVASGEDALQYLLAGASLVQVGTASFWDPRAAGRVAEELQRYGVSHGIRSVAELVGAGEVGSEPTPSSRSRDEGPDASLEQVGHARG, from the coding sequence ATGGATCAGACGGTCGAGCGCTTCGGGATCCGGTTCGGGAACCCGATTCTCCTCGCCGCGGGGACCTGTGGGTTTGGCGAGGAGGTCGCCGAGGTCGTGGACCTCGATCGCGTCGGTGGACTCGTCACGAAGTCCGTAACCCTCGAGCCCCGCGTAGGGAATCCCGCGCCGCGAGTGGCCGAGTTCCGCGCGGGGATGCTGAATTCGGTCGGGCTGGCGAATCCTGGCGCTTTTGCCGTCCTCCGGGAGAAGCTCCCCTGGATTCGGGACCATCTTGCGGAGCTCCCCGTTTTTTTGAGCGTTGCCGGAAATACGCTGGACCAATATGTCCGCACCGTGGAGATTCTCGAGGGAGGGACCGGCTTCGTGGGCTTCGAGCTGAACCTTTCCTGCCCTAACGACGCGAAACAGGGGGCCTTTCCTTTCGCCCTCGACCCGGATGCGATCCAACAGGTGGTGGGAAGAGTTCGTTCGGTCACGCCGCGTCCCCTCCTCGTGAAGCTCGCTCCGAACGCTCCCGTACTCGAACCGGTGATCCAGGCGGCGGAGTCCGAGGGCGCGGATGGGCTCACTCTCGTCAACACCCTTCCGGCCCTGGCCTTCGATCCGGAGACCCGCAGGCCGGTCCTCGGGGCCGGATCGGGAGGGATGAGTGGCCCGGCCCTCCTCCCCATCGGGGTGCACGCGGTCTGGAGCGCGTCGCGTCTCACCCGGCTCCCCCTCGTGGGCGCCGGCGGCGTGGCGAGCGGGGAAGACGCGCTCCAATACCTCCTCGCCGGGGCGTCTCTCGTGCAGGTCGGAACGGCGTCATTTTGGGATCCGCGGGCAGCCGGAAGGGTAGCAGAAGAGTTACAAAGGTACGGAGTTTCGCACGGGATCCGATCCGTCGCGGAACTGGTCGGCGCCGGGGAGGTGGGGAGCGAACCGACGCCCTCTTCCCGGAGCCGGGACGAGGGTCCTGATGCATCCCTCGAGCAGGTGGGGCATGCCCGGGGCTGA
- a CDS encoding N-acetylmuramoyl-L-alanine amidase: MKTPVTIRRPFLLSAALFTLLPASLAGQGGRSLGVSLPHGPGSAIQIASHRGYPAFDASALGPLGWGASIRPDGEDVVLRHRSGLTLRFTPGSPFFLWDEGLLQTAHAPYWFGESLYLPVQLLVDLFPGLLPRAYRFDSERFVLQVEGAGDASEATVRNPVPGSPSPLPPATTPAEARAPRIVVIDPGHGGEDPGAIGGRGTREKDVALAMAMALARELANDPGIEVRLTRDRDVAIPIWSRGESATGWKGDRPGVFISIHANALPDRTGVRGFETYFLSEARDEHERRVAALENAPLAAGASPGGATAGDPLLGAILRDLRTFDHQHWSAALADQVQRELGAFHPGPDRGVKQGPFAVITNSMMPSVLVELGFITNPEEERLLSHAEFHRDTARAMARAIRRFFESYPPGQ; this comes from the coding sequence ATGAAGACCCCAGTAACGATCCGCCGCCCCTTCCTCCTGTCCGCCGCCCTCTTCACACTCCTCCCCGCATCCCTGGCCGGCCAGGGAGGAAGAAGCCTCGGAGTCAGCCTCCCGCACGGCCCCGGAAGCGCGATCCAGATCGCGAGCCATCGCGGGTATCCAGCCTTCGACGCCTCGGCACTGGGCCCTCTCGGCTGGGGCGCCTCGATCCGGCCCGACGGAGAAGACGTCGTGCTGCGGCACCGGTCCGGCCTCACCCTTCGATTCACGCCCGGCTCGCCTTTTTTCCTCTGGGACGAGGGGCTCCTCCAGACGGCGCACGCCCCTTACTGGTTCGGGGAGAGCCTCTATCTCCCGGTTCAGCTCCTCGTGGATCTCTTCCCCGGGCTCCTCCCCCGCGCATACCGCTTCGATTCGGAGCGCTTCGTCCTGCAGGTCGAGGGGGCGGGCGACGCGTCGGAGGCGACCGTGAGGAATCCGGTTCCCGGCTCCCCCTCTCCCCTCCCCCCCGCGACGACCCCGGCGGAGGCCCGCGCTCCCCGGATCGTCGTGATCGATCCCGGGCATGGAGGAGAGGACCCCGGCGCGATCGGCGGTCGCGGGACTCGCGAAAAGGACGTGGCGCTGGCCATGGCGATGGCCCTCGCGCGGGAGCTCGCGAATGATCCCGGAATCGAGGTGCGCCTCACTCGGGACCGAGACGTTGCGATCCCCATCTGGAGCCGGGGGGAGTCGGCGACGGGGTGGAAGGGGGACCGCCCGGGTGTCTTCATCTCGATTCACGCCAACGCGCTTCCGGACCGAACCGGAGTCCGCGGATTCGAGACGTATTTCCTCTCCGAGGCGAGGGACGAGCACGAACGACGTGTCGCAGCGCTGGAGAATGCCCCGCTCGCGGCGGGCGCGTCGCCGGGGGGCGCGACCGCGGGAGATCCCCTCCTCGGGGCCATCCTACGCGACCTTCGAACCTTCGACCACCAGCACTGGTCCGCAGCGCTGGCCGATCAGGTTCAGAGGGAGCTGGGGGCCTTTCACCCGGGTCCCGACCGCGGAGTCAAGCAGGGGCCGTTCGCCGTGATCACGAACTCGATGATGCCATCGGTCCTGGTGGAGTTGGGGTTCATCACGAATCCCGAGGAAGAACGTCTCCTTTCCCACGCCGAGTTTCACCGCGATACCGCGCGAGCGATGGCGAGGGCCATCCGGCGTTTCTTCGAAAGTTATCCCCCCGGCCAGTAA
- the smpB gene encoding SsrA-binding protein SmpB: MNEERGGRRIVATNRKARHEYHILDTWEAGLVLAGPEVKSLREGKVSFKDAHARVEGGEIWLHSLHISPYDPANRWNQDPERPRKLLLHSHEIRKLIGKVEEKGLTLVPLDIYFRNGYARTTLALARGKQLHDKREKLKRRTQEREAQRAMRRE, translated from the coding sequence ATGAACGAGGAGCGTGGAGGGCGCCGGATCGTCGCGACGAACCGGAAGGCTCGCCACGAGTATCACATCCTCGACACGTGGGAGGCGGGGCTGGTCCTCGCTGGGCCCGAGGTGAAGTCGCTCAGGGAAGGAAAGGTCTCCTTCAAGGACGCCCACGCACGTGTCGAAGGGGGAGAGATCTGGCTCCACTCGCTCCACATCTCACCCTACGATCCGGCGAACCGCTGGAACCAGGATCCCGAGCGGCCGAGGAAGCTCCTCCTGCACAGCCACGAGATCCGAAAGCTGATCGGGAAGGTGGAGGAAAAGGGATTGACCCTCGTCCCGCTCGACATCTACTTCCGAAACGGGTACGCACGAACGACCCTCGCGCTGGCCCGAGGGAAGCAGCTCCACGACAAGCGAGAGAAGCTGAAGCGCCGCACGCAGGAGAGGGAGGCCCAACGCGCGATGCGCCGGGAGTGA
- a CDS encoding YhjD/YihY/BrkB family envelope integrity protein — protein MINPFRRRDSSAEPARPPLRERPGPLGFLAELWTIVSRSDFFFLAGAITFNVLLAGVPLLLLVAGLLGFVLTARFGGASPELIEVVLSYFPAVEGDIELTQAVRGLLGGLMEERTGFTILAALFLLWISTRLVSTLRVVLRQVFHVEKDRGILVGKLFDIYVVVVGGFLLVLNVGVTVASRALGDVGAGLGLASRVAELLQATAGHVISFSAAWILFFLLYRYVPARLIPFRTATVGATFATVVFEVMKGVFAWYATSVANYSSAYGSLAVVAILFLWIYYSAAVFILGGQVARVYEKRRVKRMDAIQDAREKTQEGGGPGTVAAILAVFSLLASSLLLPAGAAGQDGLAPFGGNGKTTGFLNGGEGVVLAEQTLERNLSLDRPLVQTDGPYIVVHIAENRVLVMEGTEVVWSARAGTGTGYQLEGQGREWTFTTPVGLFHVLRKEKDPEWIAPDWWYVEQGRAIPAPEDRYRSPNTLGTSALFLGDGIAIHGTDRPQLLIDFINPDDRRVSHGCIRLTNEAARELYHRVGVGTPVLIF, from the coding sequence GTGATCAACCCCTTTAGGCGGCGGGATTCCTCCGCGGAGCCCGCGCGTCCCCCGCTCCGCGAACGCCCCGGACCGCTCGGCTTCCTGGCCGAGCTCTGGACCATTGTCAGCCGGAGCGACTTTTTCTTCCTGGCCGGCGCGATCACCTTCAACGTCCTGCTCGCCGGGGTTCCCCTCCTCCTTCTCGTCGCGGGGCTTTTGGGATTCGTCCTGACCGCCCGATTCGGCGGTGCCTCCCCGGAGCTGATCGAGGTCGTTCTCTCGTATTTTCCGGCGGTCGAGGGAGACATCGAGCTCACCCAGGCGGTCCGTGGCCTTCTCGGGGGGCTGATGGAGGAGCGCACCGGCTTCACGATCCTCGCGGCTCTTTTCCTCCTTTGGATCTCGACCCGCCTCGTCTCGACCCTTCGGGTCGTCCTCCGGCAGGTTTTCCATGTGGAGAAGGACCGGGGGATCCTCGTGGGAAAACTCTTCGACATTTATGTCGTGGTGGTGGGCGGTTTCCTCCTCGTTCTGAACGTGGGTGTGACGGTGGCATCCCGGGCGCTCGGCGACGTCGGGGCCGGGCTCGGCCTCGCGAGCCGGGTCGCGGAGCTCCTGCAGGCCACGGCGGGGCACGTGATCTCCTTCTCCGCGGCCTGGATTCTGTTTTTTCTCCTCTATCGGTATGTCCCGGCGCGCCTTATCCCCTTTCGCACCGCCACCGTTGGCGCGACATTTGCTACAGTTGTTTTCGAGGTCATGAAGGGGGTGTTCGCCTGGTACGCCACTTCGGTGGCGAATTACTCGAGCGCCTACGGGAGCCTCGCGGTCGTAGCGATCCTTTTTCTCTGGATTTACTACAGCGCCGCGGTCTTCATCCTGGGGGGCCAGGTGGCCCGTGTGTACGAGAAGCGGAGGGTCAAGCGAATGGACGCGATTCAGGACGCCCGCGAAAAGACGCAGGAGGGCGGTGGCCCCGGGACGGTCGCTGCCATTCTGGCAGTATTTTCGCTCCTTGCTTCTTCCCTCCTCCTTCCGGCCGGCGCCGCCGGCCAGGACGGACTCGCGCCCTTCGGGGGGAATGGGAAGACCACGGGCTTCCTCAATGGCGGCGAAGGGGTCGTCCTCGCCGAGCAGACCCTCGAACGAAACCTCTCCCTCGATCGTCCGCTCGTCCAAACGGACGGGCCCTACATCGTGGTCCACATCGCCGAAAACCGGGTGCTCGTCATGGAGGGGACCGAGGTCGTCTGGTCCGCTCGCGCCGGGACCGGAACCGGGTATCAGCTCGAGGGACAGGGCCGGGAGTGGACCTTCACGACTCCGGTCGGGCTCTTCCACGTTCTCCGCAAGGAAAAAGACCCCGAGTGGATCGCGCCGGATTGGTGGTACGTGGAACAGGGCCGTGCAATCCCCGCGCCCGAGGACCGCTACCGGTCCCCCAACACCCTCGGGACCTCGGCGCTTTTTCTCGGCGACGGCATCGCGATCCATGGCACCGACCGGCCCCAGCTCCTCATCGACTTCATCAACCCCGATGACAGGCGCGTCTCGCACGGTTGCATCCGGCTGACGAACGAGGCCGCCCGCGAGTTGTACCACCGCGTCGGGGTGGGAACGCCGGTCCTCATCTTCTAG
- a CDS encoding YtxH domain-containing protein, giving the protein MRDRDEVPYIVVERESGGVGAFIFGALLGAGIALLFAPKSGEETQREIKEKALKFRDAAEERVREMQRQLEDKLDQTRTEVMDRVDQFRTAVESGKETAREARGELEDRIERSKAAYRAGVDAARAAAKEGEES; this is encoded by the coding sequence ATGCGGGATCGTGACGAGGTGCCCTACATCGTGGTGGAGCGGGAGAGCGGCGGGGTCGGAGCGTTCATTTTCGGGGCGCTCCTCGGCGCGGGGATCGCACTCCTGTTCGCCCCCAAGTCGGGTGAAGAGACGCAGCGGGAGATCAAGGAGAAGGCGCTGAAGTTCCGCGACGCCGCGGAGGAGCGCGTCCGCGAGATGCAGCGCCAACTCGAGGACAAGCTGGACCAGACTCGTACGGAGGTGATGGACCGCGTGGACCAATTCCGCACCGCCGTGGAGTCGGGAAAAGAGACTGCGCGCGAGGCCCGGGGCGAGCTGGAGGACCGGATCGAGCGCTCGAAGGCGGCTTACCGCGCGGGGGTGGATGCAGCCCGGGCGGCGGCGAAGGAGGGAGAGGAGTCCTGA
- a CDS encoding glucose-6-phosphate isomerase (catalyzes the formation of D-fructose 6-phosphate from D-glucose 6-phosphate) translates to MTRITLDPSNLLDSRLGSPGIEARRLTGDLADRFRAAHAEAEARRESGEAGFFALPYAQEAMEGVREVADSFGQWFEALVVVGIGGSSLGARAIADALLKPYWNELSPEEREHFPRLYFLENVDPGTTKALLGRLDLRKTLFNVVSKSGSTAETMAQYLVVEEALRAVLDEATLPGHLLFTTDPVSGALRKLAGERGIPALEVPANVGGRFSVLSAVGLLPAGVVGVDLAELLAGAAAMDERCRTNVLEENPAGLFATLLHAAHAESGRSIHVFMPYGDRLRTLGLWFQQLWAESLGKARDRKGNPVHVGPTPVAALGAVDQHSLLQLLMEGPQDKVVCFLRVEERDSPVEIPRSHPEVGAFSYLGGHTLDELLETERQATAEALRRAGRPSLAISVQRLDARGLGGLIMLFQIATAYAGELYGVDPFDQPGVELGKVLTYGMLGREGYPLSPPGSEP, encoded by the coding sequence GTGACCAGGATCACACTCGATCCATCGAACCTCCTCGATTCCAGGCTCGGCAGTCCCGGCATCGAGGCGCGAAGATTGACCGGGGACCTCGCGGATCGCTTCCGCGCGGCCCACGCGGAAGCCGAAGCGCGAAGGGAGTCCGGTGAGGCCGGCTTCTTCGCCCTCCCCTACGCGCAGGAGGCGATGGAAGGGGTCCGGGAAGTCGCGGACTCCTTCGGACAGTGGTTCGAGGCGCTCGTGGTTGTGGGAATCGGGGGCTCGAGCCTCGGGGCCCGAGCGATCGCGGACGCCCTCCTGAAACCCTACTGGAACGAGCTCTCTCCAGAGGAGAGGGAGCACTTTCCCAGGCTCTATTTCCTGGAAAACGTGGATCCAGGCACGACGAAGGCACTCCTGGGGCGGCTCGACCTCCGGAAGACGCTCTTCAACGTCGTGAGCAAGTCGGGATCCACCGCGGAAACGATGGCGCAGTATCTCGTGGTCGAGGAAGCGCTCCGCGCGGTCCTCGACGAGGCGACGCTCCCGGGCCACCTCCTCTTTACGACCGACCCCGTTTCCGGGGCGCTGCGGAAGCTCGCGGGAGAGCGGGGGATCCCCGCGCTCGAGGTCCCGGCCAATGTCGGTGGACGTTTCTCCGTCCTCTCCGCGGTCGGTCTTCTTCCCGCGGGGGTGGTCGGGGTGGACCTCGCCGAGCTCCTCGCCGGAGCAGCGGCCATGGACGAGCGCTGCCGCACGAACGTGCTGGAAGAAAATCCGGCCGGCCTCTTCGCCACACTCCTCCATGCGGCCCACGCGGAGTCCGGGCGGAGCATTCACGTCTTCATGCCCTATGGCGACCGGCTTCGGACCCTCGGGCTCTGGTTCCAGCAGCTCTGGGCGGAGTCGCTCGGAAAGGCACGGGACCGGAAGGGGAATCCCGTGCATGTGGGACCGACGCCGGTCGCGGCGCTCGGCGCCGTGGACCAGCATTCCCTTCTCCAGCTCCTCATGGAGGGCCCGCAGGACAAGGTCGTCTGCTTTCTCCGGGTCGAGGAGCGGGACTCCCCGGTGGAGATCCCGAGGAGCCACCCGGAGGTCGGCGCCTTTTCCTACCTGGGCGGACACACCCTCGACGAGCTCCTCGAGACCGAGAGGCAGGCCACCGCCGAGGCTCTCCGCCGTGCCGGTCGGCCCTCGCTGGCCATCTCGGTCCAACGCCTGGACGCGCGTGGGTTGGGGGGCCTCATCATGCTCTTCCAGATCGCCACGGCGTACGCCGGTGAGTTATACGGAGTGGATCCCTTCGACCAGCCTGGGGTCGAACTCGGAAAGGTTCTGACCTACGGAATGCTCGGGCGGGAGGGTTACCCACTGTCACCGCCCGGGAGCGAACCCTAA
- a CDS encoding MBL fold metallo-hydrolase: MKLTFLGTGTSFGVPVLGCGCAVCTSLDPKDRRLRHGALLSWEDGKTILVDTPPELRLQLLREGVTRVDAVWFTHVHADHLHGVDDLRIFSMRTRRSLPAYASEEACATIVRRFDYIFDPSVRPGPGSSKPHLEMHAVRAGEFTPVAGENFVPIEVPHGPMRVMGFRVGDLGYVTDAKRLPSEAMALLEGVRVLVLNALWWGDPHPTHFNVEEAVEAARLIGAERTFFTHFTHRVSHTALAERLPAGIAPAYDGLTVRVEEKESPGPVELRGASDSGETPT, translated from the coding sequence ATGAAGCTCACCTTCCTCGGCACCGGGACCTCGTTCGGCGTTCCCGTTCTCGGTTGCGGATGCGCCGTCTGCACTTCCCTCGACCCGAAGGACCGGCGCCTTCGCCATGGGGCGCTCCTCTCCTGGGAGGACGGGAAAACGATTCTCGTGGACACGCCGCCCGAGCTTCGGCTGCAACTCCTGCGGGAGGGCGTGACGCGGGTGGACGCGGTCTGGTTCACGCACGTGCATGCGGATCACCTCCACGGGGTCGACGACCTCCGCATCTTTTCGATGAGGACCCGGCGGAGCCTCCCCGCCTACGCCTCCGAAGAGGCGTGCGCTACGATCGTACGGCGCTTCGACTACATCTTCGACCCTTCGGTGCGACCCGGGCCCGGTTCTTCGAAGCCCCACCTGGAGATGCACGCGGTCCGGGCGGGAGAATTCACCCCCGTCGCCGGAGAGAACTTCGTCCCGATCGAGGTGCCGCACGGGCCGATGCGCGTCATGGGCTTCCGAGTGGGAGATCTCGGCTACGTCACGGACGCGAAGCGGCTTCCCAGCGAGGCGATGGCCCTTCTCGAGGGCGTACGGGTCCTCGTGCTCAACGCCCTCTGGTGGGGGGATCCCCACCCGACCCACTTCAACGTGGAGGAAGCGGTGGAAGCCGCGCGACTCATTGGAGCCGAACGAACGTTTTTCACGCATTTCACCCACCGCGTGTCCCACACCGCGCTGGCGGAGCGCCTTCCCGCGGGAATCGCTCCCGCGTACGATGGGCTGACCGTGCGCGTGGAGGAAAAGGAGAGCCCCGGGCCCGTGGAGCTTCGGGGTGCGAGCGACAGCGGAGAAACGCCGACGTGA
- the pyk gene encoding pyruvate kinase, whose translation MRRTKIVCTIGPATAAAGTIRELVQGGMDVARVNLSHGDRDTHARVIRRVKEAAAAEGRPVAILADLQGPKIRIGRLDLPVELEPDDEVVLAPEGDVGPGELPTTYSHLARDLKAGDRVLLDDGLLELRAEGVDGDRVHLRVVRGGVLGSHKGISIPSGAASAPSLTEKDLGDLAFVLEEGVECVGLSFVRAGWDVRNLKARIGGQALTVAKIELACALEHLDEILEAGDLVMVARGDLGVELPFEEVPLAQKRLIQKSNFHARPVITATQMLESMIEHPRPTRAEASDVANAVLDGTDAVMLSGETAVGRYPLLALDALVRIIREIEASGVLEAGPRYVASPGPDGRTGATRREHAVASATVNALKTLDAPAVLVITRSGFSARLVASHRPPVPIFAVTTDPLTYRQLAPVWGVIPLLASESEVSYEALRDFGSRAIVASGLGVPGDTVVVTAGFPFHQSGSTNTLRVEHL comes from the coding sequence ATGCGCCGCACCAAGATCGTCTGCACGATCGGCCCCGCGACGGCGGCCGCGGGGACGATTCGGGAGCTGGTTCAAGGAGGGATGGACGTGGCGCGGGTCAACCTCTCCCACGGGGACCGCGACACCCACGCGCGGGTGATCCGCCGGGTCAAAGAGGCCGCGGCGGCCGAGGGACGCCCCGTGGCGATCCTGGCCGACCTCCAGGGCCCGAAGATTCGCATCGGCCGCCTCGACCTCCCCGTCGAGCTCGAGCCCGACGACGAAGTCGTCCTGGCTCCGGAAGGGGATGTCGGGCCGGGAGAGCTTCCCACCACCTACTCGCACCTGGCGCGCGACCTGAAAGCGGGCGACCGGGTGCTCCTCGACGACGGGCTCCTCGAGTTGAGGGCGGAGGGCGTTGACGGAGACCGCGTCCACCTCCGCGTCGTGCGTGGCGGAGTCCTGGGGAGCCACAAGGGGATCAGCATTCCCTCGGGCGCGGCCTCCGCGCCGTCCCTGACCGAAAAGGACCTGGGCGACCTCGCTTTTGTCCTGGAGGAGGGGGTCGAATGCGTGGGGCTTTCTTTCGTCCGGGCCGGATGGGACGTCCGGAACCTGAAAGCGAGGATCGGGGGGCAGGCCCTCACGGTTGCGAAGATCGAGCTCGCCTGCGCCCTCGAACACCTGGACGAGATCCTGGAGGCGGGCGACCTCGTCATGGTCGCACGCGGGGACCTCGGCGTGGAGCTTCCCTTCGAGGAGGTGCCGCTGGCCCAGAAGCGACTCATCCAGAAGTCGAACTTTCACGCCCGGCCGGTGATCACGGCAACACAGATGCTCGAGTCCATGATCGAGCACCCGAGGCCCACGCGGGCGGAGGCTTCCGACGTGGCGAACGCGGTCCTCGATGGCACGGATGCGGTGATGCTCTCCGGAGAGACGGCGGTCGGGCGCTACCCGCTTCTCGCACTCGACGCCCTCGTGCGAATCATCCGGGAGATCGAGGCGAGCGGCGTGCTCGAGGCGGGGCCGCGTTACGTGGCGAGCCCCGGACCGGACGGGCGGACCGGGGCCACCCGACGGGAACACGCCGTCGCGTCCGCCACGGTGAACGCCCTGAAGACCCTCGACGCGCCGGCCGTGCTCGTGATCACCCGGAGTGGTTTTTCGGCGCGGCTCGTGGCCTCGCACCGCCCGCCGGTTCCCATCTTCGCGGTCACCACGGACCCGCTCACCTACCGGCAGCTCGCGCCCGTCTGGGGGGTCATCCCCCTCCTCGCAAGCGAATCCGAAGTCAGCTACGAGGCGCTGCGGGATTTCGGGAGTCGCGCGATCGTTGCCTCGGGACTCGGCGTTCCCGGCGACACGGTCGTCGTCACGGCGGGCTTCCCCTTCCATCAGTCGGGCTCGACGAACACCCTGAGGGTCGAGCATCTCTGA